A DNA window from Limnochordia bacterium contains the following coding sequences:
- a CDS encoding phospho-sugar mutase encodes MNHLEKYTTWLNSPNVDELTKEELREIKDDEASIEERFWCNLEFGTGGLRGIIGAGTNRMNKYMVRWATQGVANMLCRAQEEPRMVIAYDTRYCSFEFAWEASRVLVANGVEVWLFPEPVPTPLLSFAVRHLLAQAGIMITASHNPAEYNGYKVYGPDGCQLVSSSALAVIDELGKLDIFSDVRVADAEVAKSRVKMNLDPVTADYLQRVRGLCFNAETIQKGSESFSVVYTPLHGAGRKLVPEAMGQLGVEKLYLVDEQMVPDPAFPTVKSPNPEDTNVFALGLSLARKHDASLVLATDPDCDRVGVYAKHQGDYVFITGNQIGVLLSDYILLQHQRRGTLPSNGVVIKTVVTTELVRAVAADYGVEVVDTLTGFKYIGELMGKYESTGERTFLFGFEESHGYLAGDFVRDKDAVIASTLIVEMAGYYQSMGMTLVDRLGQIMAKYGYYSETLRSMTMPGMAGQQSIKGIMEYLRGECEQEILGMPVIRHADFLTSTMRTADGQTHRIDLPKSDVLQFSLVNDTLLTVRPSGTEPKIKLYFASKGDSLAESQEKLKVIEDETVKLISKMAIC; translated from the coding sequence ATGAACCACCTTGAAAAATATACTACGTGGCTTAATAGCCCTAATGTTGACGAGCTGACCAAGGAAGAACTGCGGGAGATAAAGGACGATGAGGCAAGTATTGAGGAACGTTTTTGGTGTAATTTAGAGTTTGGGACCGGGGGCTTGCGGGGGATTATCGGGGCGGGTACTAACCGAATGAATAAGTATATGGTTCGCTGGGCCACCCAGGGTGTGGCTAATATGCTTTGCAGAGCACAGGAGGAACCTAGAATGGTCATCGCCTATGATACCCGCTATTGTTCCTTTGAGTTTGCCTGGGAGGCAAGCCGTGTATTGGTGGCCAATGGAGTTGAAGTGTGGCTTTTTCCTGAGCCGGTACCCACGCCCTTACTCTCCTTTGCGGTACGCCATCTTTTGGCCCAGGCAGGAATCATGATTACGGCAAGTCACAATCCAGCGGAGTACAACGGATACAAAGTCTATGGTCCCGATGGATGTCAGCTGGTTTCATCCTCCGCCCTTGCGGTGATCGATGAATTGGGCAAATTGGACATCTTCTCTGATGTACGGGTTGCCGACGCTGAAGTAGCCAAGTCCAGGGTCAAAATGAATCTTGATCCTGTTACCGCAGACTATCTCCAAAGGGTGCGCGGACTTTGCTTTAATGCCGAAACCATCCAAAAGGGTTCCGAATCCTTCTCAGTAGTATATACACCTTTACATGGTGCTGGTAGGAAACTGGTGCCTGAGGCGATGGGGCAGTTGGGTGTAGAAAAACTATACCTTGTGGATGAGCAAATGGTACCCGATCCCGCTTTCCCCACGGTGAAAAGTCCTAATCCCGAGGATACCAATGTCTTTGCCTTGGGACTATCCTTGGCTCGAAAACATGACGCATCACTGGTTTTGGCTACAGATCCCGATTGCGACCGGGTGGGTGTATATGCGAAACATCAAGGGGATTACGTCTTCATAACAGGCAACCAGATCGGAGTTCTGCTGTCTGATTACATTCTATTACAACACCAACGCCGGGGAACCCTACCCTCAAATGGTGTGGTCATCAAGACAGTGGTGACAACGGAGCTAGTGCGGGCCGTGGCCGCAGACTACGGTGTGGAAGTGGTGGATACCCTTACCGGCTTTAAATACATCGGGGAGCTGATGGGCAAGTACGAAAGTACAGGTGAGCGGACTTTTCTTTTTGGTTTTGAAGAGAGCCATGGATATTTGGCCGGGGATTTCGTCCGGGACAAGGATGCGGTTATCGCTAGTACGCTGATTGTGGAGATGGCCGGGTATTACCAGTCTATGGGGATGACCTTGGTTGATCGTCTTGGGCAGATCATGGCCAAATATGGCTATTACTCGGAAACCCTGCGGTCCATGACCATGCCCGGTATGGCGGGTCAGCAAAGTATCAAGGGGATCATGGAGTACCTCCGGGGGGAGTGTGAACAGGAAATCCTTGGCATGCCCGTGATACGTCACGCGGATTTCCTTACATCCACCATGCGTACCGCTGATGGTCAGACGCACAGGATTGATCTGCCCAAATCTGATGTGCTTCAGTTCTCTTTGGTAAACGACACTCTTCTAACAGTGCGACCTTCAGGGACCGAGCCGAAAATCAAGCTGTATTTTGCCTCCAAAGGTGATAGTCTCGCCGAGTCTCAGGAAAAATTGAAGGTAATTGAGGATGAAACGGTGAAGTTGATCAGTAAGATGGCAATATGTTAA
- a CDS encoding RtcB family protein, whose product MFVLPKSKGQRLDIYVWLESVDQLEDQCRQQAVNLANLPCNVHHVVLLPDTHTGYGMPIGGVVASQDAIIPNAVGVDIGCGVAYVDTGVVWEGQDRKKLMQRIVEDILRVVPTGFRHHKKPQQCAILDQYEPRKDDPKELLHEIGRGYNQVGTLGSGNHFIEIQKDIKTNELAIMVHSGSRNFGYKVCNYYAKRAKEQQQQLPDRELAYFHTDTPQGRGYLRWMALALGFARENRNVMLERVKDVVAEHLYKHWQVEPKFSKPINAHHNYASQEEVKGEKLWIHRKGAISARKDELGIIPGAMGSFSYIVRGLGCEKSFQSCSHGAGRRLGRKEAMRTFSKEEVLDDMKRQGLILGKVRLRDVAEEYRLAYKDIDEVIAEQLDLITPIKKLESLATVKG is encoded by the coding sequence ATGTTTGTATTACCAAAATCTAAGGGCCAGCGGCTAGACATCTATGTTTGGCTGGAGAGTGTTGACCAGTTAGAAGATCAATGTCGACAACAGGCAGTGAACTTGGCCAACTTACCCTGTAATGTTCATCATGTGGTGCTCCTACCTGACACCCATACCGGCTACGGAATGCCCATTGGCGGAGTGGTGGCCTCCCAAGATGCCATCATCCCCAATGCCGTTGGTGTGGACATTGGCTGCGGGGTAGCCTATGTGGATACCGGGGTTGTTTGGGAGGGGCAGGATCGTAAGAAACTGATGCAAAGGATAGTTGAGGACATCCTAAGGGTTGTACCTACTGGTTTTCGGCATCATAAAAAGCCCCAGCAGTGTGCTATCCTAGACCAATATGAACCGAGAAAAGATGATCCCAAAGAGCTTCTGCATGAAATAGGGCGAGGGTACAACCAAGTGGGTACCTTAGGTTCCGGTAATCACTTTATTGAGATTCAAAAGGATATAAAGACTAACGAATTGGCGATTATGGTACACAGTGGCTCCCGGAATTTCGGCTATAAAGTATGCAACTACTATGCGAAACGGGCGAAGGAGCAACAACAACAACTGCCCGACCGGGAGTTGGCCTATTTTCATACGGATACCCCCCAAGGACGGGGATATCTGCGTTGGATGGCCTTGGCGCTGGGATTTGCCAGGGAGAACCGGAACGTAATGCTTGAACGGGTAAAGGATGTTGTAGCCGAACACCTGTACAAGCACTGGCAGGTTGAACCCAAGTTTAGTAAGCCGATCAATGCCCATCATAATTATGCTTCCCAGGAAGAGGTAAAAGGCGAGAAGCTATGGATCCACCGGAAAGGGGCGATCTCTGCCCGGAAGGATGAACTGGGGATCATCCCCGGTGCGATGGGATCCTTTAGTTATATTGTCAGGGGACTTGGTTGTGAAAAGTCCTTTCAGTCCTGTTCCCATGGTGCGGGAAGGCGTCTTGGACGCAAAGAGGCCATGCGCACCTTTTCCAAGGAAGAGGTCCTTGATGATATGAAAAGGCAGGGACTCATCCTCGGTAAAGTACGGCTAAGGGATGTGGCCGAGGAATACCGCCTTGCTTATAAAGATATTGATGAGGTAATTGCAGAGCAGTTGGATCTGATTACCCCGATCAAGAAACTAGAATCCTTAGCCACCGTGAAGGGATAG
- a CDS encoding Gfo/Idh/MocA family oxidoreductase, with amino-acid sequence MKQVRFGIIGLGNMGAAHYAYFPELEGAVLTAICDVDPSRFDRLAKPPADFDHEIVTTKKHTEDIARFTDYTKMLDSGLIDAVIIAVPHYFHPEMAIAAFKRGIHVICEKPVAITAREARSINEAHANSKVVFAAMFQQRTHAAFIKIKELLTDGTLGDIRRINWIITDWFRTQHYYNSGQWRGNWNGEGGGVLMNQCPHNLDLFQWFFGLPQELYALGYLGKWHDITVEDDISVLMKMANGATASFITSTADFPGTNRLEITAENGKLVYEHGNVSLWSTEKPVQAIIDNSTKAFYGKAPQRNEVPIDRTPSGHRYITQNVINTILGKEELIAPGTEGIKSIQLANAMLYSMVKQEAVSFPVAENDFDTLLEELRADERKHNPDKAFIWEDYLAQLA; translated from the coding sequence ATGAAGCAAGTTCGTTTCGGTATTATTGGATTAGGTAATATGGGTGCAGCCCACTATGCTTACTTCCCCGAACTGGAAGGGGCAGTTCTCACCGCCATCTGTGATGTTGACCCTAGTAGGTTTGACAGGCTGGCAAAACCACCAGCAGATTTTGATCATGAAATAGTGACCACTAAAAAACATACAGAGGACATCGCGCGTTTTACCGATTATACCAAGATGCTAGACAGTGGACTCATCGATGCTGTGATTATTGCAGTACCCCACTACTTTCATCCCGAAATGGCCATAGCTGCCTTTAAGCGGGGTATCCACGTCATCTGCGAGAAACCGGTAGCCATCACAGCCCGAGAAGCAAGGAGCATCAATGAAGCCCATGCTAACTCCAAAGTCGTCTTTGCCGCTATGTTCCAGCAGCGTACCCATGCCGCTTTTATTAAGATCAAGGAGCTTCTGACGGATGGGACCTTGGGGGATATCCGTCGGATCAACTGGATTATCACGGACTGGTTCCGTACGCAACACTACTATAATTCAGGACAGTGGCGGGGAAACTGGAACGGTGAAGGCGGCGGCGTACTAATGAACCAATGCCCCCACAACCTAGACCTCTTCCAGTGGTTCTTCGGCTTACCCCAAGAATTATATGCCTTGGGTTACTTGGGCAAATGGCACGATATTACTGTGGAAGATGATATATCGGTATTAATGAAAATGGCTAACGGCGCAACGGCATCCTTTATTACCTCCACGGCAGATTTTCCAGGTACAAACCGCCTGGAGATCACCGCGGAAAACGGCAAGCTCGTATATGAACATGGAAACGTTAGCCTGTGGAGCACCGAAAAACCGGTACAGGCAATCATCGACAATAGCACCAAAGCTTTCTACGGAAAAGCACCTCAAAGAAACGAAGTGCCCATCGACCGTACACCAAGCGGCCATCGATATATCACGCAAAACGTGATCAACACCATTTTAGGGAAAGAAGAGCTCATCGCACCGGGCACCGAAGGAATTAAGTCTATTCAGCTGGCTAATGCGATGCTCTATAGTATGGTCAAGCAAGAGGCCGTAAGCTTCCCCGTGGCCGAGAATGATTTCGACACCCTCTTAGAAGAGCTTCGCGCCGATGAGCGGAAGCACAACCCCGACAAAGCTTTTATCTGGGAGGACTATTTGGCCCAGTTGGCCTAA
- a CDS encoding GntR family transcriptional regulator, whose protein sequence is MATVNQSKDQTSKPLYSQIEDALRRRIEYGEFKSGCQIPTEIELMETFQVSRTTVRTAVANLVNDGLLCRVQGRGTFVAEQETKVSTPSRERVSQENMSIGVVIAGLMGYQPSTVIRGIEAALRANDVNLMLLSSNINPDIEKENLERLLRADVQGIIIWPSGHQEDAVRRIVETSQVVPVLLIDCFFRGIDLPYVVSDNFGGAYEAADYLISRGCQRIGFVSTMSPTEPGVLSSISERYRGYVMALENNGMVADEALLFSHWNYSFEHTSFAEYVKRNQIDAILIENDNVLVQVVKVCQEKGIRIPDDLTIVGFDDSQILSSLSFPVSSVRQRWYDMGYTAGRMMIKMIYGEHSILDRQIVLPIRLMIRDL, encoded by the coding sequence ATGGCCACGGTGAATCAGAGTAAGGATCAAACTTCAAAACCGCTATATTCCCAAATCGAGGATGCTCTCAGAAGGCGTATTGAATATGGTGAATTCAAAAGCGGTTGTCAGATTCCAACGGAGATTGAGTTGATGGAGACCTTCCAGGTCAGCAGAACGACGGTTCGCACAGCTGTCGCCAATCTGGTTAACGATGGCTTACTCTGCCGTGTTCAAGGACGGGGTACTTTTGTTGCGGAACAGGAAACAAAGGTAAGCACCCCTAGTCGCGAACGTGTATCCCAAGAGAACATGAGCATAGGGGTCGTAATTGCTGGTCTAATGGGCTATCAGCCAAGCACAGTGATCCGTGGGATTGAAGCCGCTCTTCGTGCAAATGATGTCAATCTTATGCTTCTAAGTTCAAATATCAACCCAGACATTGAAAAAGAGAATCTTGAAAGACTGCTCCGGGCAGATGTGCAAGGGATCATTATCTGGCCTTCAGGGCACCAGGAGGATGCCGTCAGGCGTATTGTGGAAACAAGTCAGGTTGTTCCTGTGCTATTGATCGATTGCTTCTTCCGCGGCATTGATCTGCCTTATGTGGTCTCGGATAACTTCGGTGGTGCATATGAGGCTGCTGATTATCTTATTTCCCGTGGCTGTCAGCGTATTGGATTTGTGAGTACGATGTCGCCGACAGAACCAGGGGTACTCAGTTCAATATCCGAGCGGTATCGGGGATATGTCATGGCCCTGGAGAATAATGGCATGGTAGCTGATGAGGCCCTGCTGTTTTCCCATTGGAACTACTCATTTGAGCACACGAGCTTCGCTGAGTATGTAAAGCGGAATCAGATTGATGCAATCCTCATTGAGAATGATAATGTACTAGTTCAGGTTGTGAAAGTGTGTCAGGAGAAAGGCATCAGAATTCCAGATGATCTAACGATCGTTGGATTTGATGATTCGCAAATCCTATCTAGTCTGAGCTTTCCGGTTTCCAGTGTACGGCAACGTTGGTACGATATGGGCTATACCGCCGGGCGGATGATGATCAAGATGATCTACGGTGAACACAGCATTCTTGACCGACAAATCGTATTGCCAATCAGGTTGATGATCCGGGATTTGTAA
- a CDS encoding beta-galactosidase produces MQNLGGIRVFTVCCLAAILVATLIMVPSAVCAKTAVIDLDDFTVEYEVPEKVKELEYVRINYSVKGLESNEILGVIPLEQLATSAQGWRLDRGGLFTKLDGSAAQTTFNVAEAGEYWMAIKVCTGSKDDLGQINVDHSFELRINDRMVQLVAQSPANMVYWEFIRLNLDKGTNQIQLVKTGRGEVTVQEIRLYSEEPFEYGAYVGEDLVVGVGMFPGYDHIPSGFVESIEVELIVDEDVDPWTEFVFSAKVKNTGNSLWIAKGYGHVEFEIHSSGGTSDKYKLQRDLGPGESHPIGSVVKFGNLAMKALRAKPGDELETVTVDVVVHKDMTRQLVARIEVPIVRGETRSELVMGEPRVVKRSANALVSMSRQSIGWAVNMKHLANDFLVLQVPIGQSQAILGAGWDEELISDTIYLDVDQDTWFPRSDALVATDWSIRRGEETEPVISLYHLPIRDWDLMYDIDALTENFKEIRAAGFNTIYVQIFPQWNRNRLPIVHNSLIAAQNVGLQVIPAIYFRNQSSWLESLFPGYSIRRVGNEVDALDDSLADAIADWFDTVMADYGDIMYTTASGRIPVVVHDEYAYSGSAKRRTMGGSREDVAAFRVWLEKEYQTIEALNRAWGVDYLSFSSVDPSVCIGLDPGEYPAPYQEWDTAILDWDRFRSEIFARQLGQISRELKRRWPNVITGIMPFGGDNYTIKEMWGEVDETAQRTAALGDHLRDRELSDLDFIVFIRTPVNLIEEELTTFVRYWAEAGITPVLYGRVGGGYDAGSVSSLLPFYRLVYENGGVPGYFGWNDYPLEENCPTYQREETLRFLYEVKKTIGNK; encoded by the coding sequence ATGCAAAACCTGGGAGGTATTAGGGTGTTCACAGTGTGTTGTCTTGCGGCGATTCTCGTCGCAACATTGATCATGGTGCCTTCAGCGGTCTGTGCTAAAACAGCCGTCATTGACCTTGACGATTTCACCGTGGAGTATGAAGTGCCCGAGAAAGTGAAGGAATTGGAGTATGTCCGGATCAATTACTCGGTTAAAGGACTGGAATCCAATGAGATTCTGGGGGTAATACCATTAGAGCAGTTGGCTACCAGTGCCCAAGGGTGGAGGCTTGATCGAGGCGGCCTTTTTACCAAGCTTGATGGATCGGCGGCCCAGACCACCTTTAATGTGGCAGAAGCCGGCGAGTATTGGATGGCCATCAAGGTGTGCACCGGAAGCAAAGATGATCTAGGTCAAATCAACGTCGATCATAGTTTTGAACTGAGGATCAACGATCGAATGGTACAGTTGGTGGCCCAAAGCCCGGCGAATATGGTCTACTGGGAGTTCATCAGACTAAACCTGGATAAAGGAACTAACCAGATTCAGTTGGTGAAGACTGGCCGGGGCGAGGTGACCGTCCAAGAGATTCGTCTTTACTCCGAGGAACCCTTCGAATATGGAGCATACGTTGGGGAAGATCTAGTTGTCGGGGTCGGAATGTTTCCGGGCTATGATCATATACCCAGCGGATTTGTTGAAAGCATTGAAGTAGAGCTTATTGTTGATGAGGATGTGGATCCTTGGACAGAGTTTGTCTTCTCGGCCAAGGTCAAAAATACAGGTAACTCCCTGTGGATTGCCAAGGGCTATGGACACGTTGAATTCGAGATTCATTCCTCCGGCGGCACTTCAGATAAGTACAAGCTACAAAGGGATCTAGGGCCTGGAGAGAGCCACCCGATTGGTAGTGTTGTTAAGTTTGGCAACCTGGCGATGAAAGCATTAAGGGCAAAACCAGGGGACGAGCTGGAGACGGTTACCGTCGATGTGGTGGTACACAAAGATATGACCCGCCAGCTGGTAGCGAGAATCGAGGTGCCAATAGTCCGCGGAGAGACCCGTTCCGAATTAGTTATGGGAGAACCCCGGGTGGTTAAAAGGAGTGCCAATGCGCTAGTTTCCATGTCTCGGCAGAGTATCGGTTGGGCTGTGAACATGAAACATCTGGCCAATGACTTTCTTGTTCTACAGGTACCGATTGGGCAAAGCCAGGCTATCCTAGGGGCTGGCTGGGATGAGGAGCTTATTAGCGACACCATCTACCTTGACGTGGATCAGGATACATGGTTTCCCAGGAGCGATGCACTAGTAGCTACTGATTGGAGTATCCGCCGGGGTGAGGAAACTGAGCCAGTGATCAGTTTGTATCATCTGCCCATTAGGGATTGGGATTTAATGTATGACATTGACGCCCTCACAGAGAACTTCAAGGAAATCCGTGCCGCGGGATTTAACACCATTTACGTACAAATATTCCCCCAGTGGAATCGGAACCGACTCCCGATTGTACACAATTCCTTGATTGCTGCTCAGAATGTAGGCCTACAGGTAATTCCAGCCATATATTTCCGTAATCAGAGTAGTTGGCTAGAGAGCCTATTTCCCGGGTATAGCATACGGCGGGTAGGCAATGAAGTAGATGCTCTGGATGACTCTTTGGCTGATGCCATCGCGGACTGGTTTGATACGGTGATGGCTGATTACGGAGACATCATGTATACCACGGCCAGCGGCAGGATTCCAGTAGTCGTTCATGATGAATACGCCTATAGTGGTTCGGCCAAAAGGAGGACCATGGGTGGTAGTAGGGAAGACGTGGCCGCGTTTAGAGTCTGGCTGGAGAAAGAATATCAGACTATTGAGGCGTTAAACAGAGCATGGGGTGTTGACTATCTGTCGTTTTCGTCTGTAGACCCTAGTGTGTGTATAGGCTTGGATCCTGGGGAATACCCAGCCCCCTACCAAGAATGGGATACAGCTATTCTGGACTGGGATCGATTCCGCAGCGAAATATTCGCACGACAGTTAGGTCAGATTAGCCGGGAGCTTAAACGGCGATGGCCCAATGTCATCACCGGGATCATGCCCTTTGGGGGCGACAACTACACTATAAAGGAAATGTGGGGTGAGGTGGACGAGACTGCTCAGAGGACTGCCGCCTTGGGAGACCATTTGCGGGATCGCGAACTAAGCGATCTGGATTTCATTGTGTTCATTCGCACACCGGTTAATCTCATTGAAGAAGAACTGACTACCTTTGTGCGATATTGGGCAGAAGCCGGTATTACCCCAGTGTTATATGGCAGGGTGGGAGGCGGTTATGATGCTGGTAGCGTGAGCTCACTGCTCCCGTTTTACCGATTGGTCTATGAAAACGGAGGTGTTCCAGGGTACTTTGGCTGGAATGACTACCCCCTCGAGGAAAACTGTCCTACCTATCAACGGGAGGAGACCTTACGGTTCCTCTATGAAGTAAAGAAAACTATAGGGAATAAATAG
- a CDS encoding iron-containing alcohol dehydrogenase has protein sequence MECKQKEARGLLKQFKGDNYAFGIGALDQVGVYARQLGRRVLVIANDSKWLQPTVKRILNLLEEEGCVVCGCVQGALPNAPKEDVYRLEGQILHANPDCLVAIGGGSTIDAVKAANTLACLGTHSGDIEDYFGTGLVTEVSQKLGKNLLPMVAVQTAASSGAHLTKYSNITDPMQGQKKLIVDDAVVPARAVFDYGLTVTTPYETTLDGAFDGLAHCLEVFFGAPEAKYDQIAEIALLGIELVTDAVTSVAKDQANKKARESLGLATDLGAYAIMVGGTNGAHLTSFSLVDVTSHGRACAIMNPYYTVFFAPSIEKQLRAVGEVLQQAGLITDELDGLTGRELGIAVASGLVGLSKRVGFPTTLADLPGFSDEHIARALTAAKDPKLEMKLKNMPVSLSAGLVDEYMGPILQAAKSGDFALIKNL, from the coding sequence GTGGAGTGTAAGCAGAAAGAAGCACGAGGGTTACTGAAGCAGTTTAAAGGGGACAACTACGCCTTCGGAATCGGTGCCCTGGATCAAGTGGGAGTCTATGCCCGTCAACTAGGTAGACGGGTATTGGTGATTGCCAATGATTCAAAGTGGCTGCAACCTACGGTAAAGCGAATCCTTAACCTATTAGAGGAAGAAGGCTGTGTTGTCTGTGGTTGTGTTCAAGGCGCCTTACCCAACGCGCCCAAGGAAGATGTATATAGGCTAGAAGGACAGATCCTTCATGCAAACCCTGATTGCCTTGTGGCCATTGGTGGGGGAAGTACTATTGATGCTGTGAAAGCAGCTAATACGTTGGCTTGCCTAGGAACCCACAGCGGGGATATTGAGGATTACTTTGGCACAGGACTAGTGACTGAGGTTTCTCAGAAGTTGGGGAAGAACCTACTACCTATGGTTGCGGTGCAGACTGCAGCTAGTTCCGGGGCCCACTTGACCAAGTACTCCAATATAACCGACCCGATGCAAGGACAGAAGAAACTGATCGTTGATGATGCAGTTGTTCCGGCCAGAGCCGTGTTCGATTATGGTCTTACCGTTACCACACCCTATGAAACAACTTTAGATGGGGCCTTTGATGGGTTGGCCCATTGCTTGGAAGTGTTTTTCGGAGCCCCAGAGGCTAAATACGATCAGATTGCGGAGATCGCCCTGCTAGGTATCGAACTAGTGACCGATGCGGTAACCAGTGTGGCCAAGGATCAAGCAAACAAGAAGGCGCGGGAATCCCTTGGATTAGCCACGGATTTAGGTGCCTACGCGATTATGGTTGGTGGTACCAACGGCGCACATCTAACCAGTTTTTCGCTAGTCGATGTGACCAGTCATGGGCGGGCTTGTGCTATCATGAATCCATACTACACAGTGTTTTTTGCCCCAAGTATCGAAAAACAGCTTAGAGCAGTAGGTGAGGTCCTGCAACAGGCTGGCCTGATCACTGATGAACTGGATGGTCTTACTGGCCGGGAACTAGGTATCGCAGTGGCCTCGGGTTTGGTTGGCTTGAGTAAAAGAGTCGGTTTCCCGACCACATTAGCTGATCTTCCGGGTTTTAGTGATGAACACATTGCCCGGGCCCTGACGGCAGCAAAGGATCCAAAACTAGAGATGAAACTAAAGAATATGCCTGTGTCTCTTAGTGCCGGGCTTGTCGATGAGTACATGGGACCAATACTACAGGCTGCAAAAAGCGGCGACTTTGCATTAATAAAAAATCTATAA
- a CDS encoding GIY-YIG nuclease family protein, translated as MDRRKELREQYRQMKPDMGAFIIRSRCHPVGYLEVTQDLKSTINSTVFKLNFGNHPNKRLQTQWKHDGEAGFTVEILEILDYDQDEGKTDYSEELALLKLIWEEKLSKENLTLY; from the coding sequence ATGGATCGCAGGAAGGAATTAAGGGAACAGTACCGGCAGATGAAGCCGGACATGGGGGCTTTCATCATCCGTTCCCGCTGTCACCCCGTAGGATATTTGGAGGTCACCCAAGATCTGAAGAGCACCATTAACAGTACGGTGTTTAAGTTAAATTTCGGTAACCATCCTAACAAGAGACTACAGACACAATGGAAACATGATGGTGAAGCTGGTTTCACAGTGGAGATCCTAGAGATCCTAGACTATGATCAGGACGAAGGGAAGACGGATTACAGTGAGGAATTGGCTCTCCTGAAGCTGATCTGGGAGGAGAAGCTCTCTAAAGAGAATCTTACCCTGTACTGA